The following proteins come from a genomic window of Lolium rigidum isolate FL_2022 chromosome 5, APGP_CSIRO_Lrig_0.1, whole genome shotgun sequence:
- the LOC124655548 gene encoding tRNA pseudouridine synthase A, which produces MPQMQIAMSAASSDAADAASKRPFESSLADPSPPSKLQRSSQPDILPAEKLESAADGGGPVGAESEAMGGARISRAQRYLVAVEYAGTRFSGSQQQPDKRTVVGVLEEAFQKFIGQPVSVFCSSRTDSGVHALSNVCHVDVERISKRKPGEVLPPHDPGVVKRAVNHFLHKNEGDIMVTDVRCVAPDFHARYKALERTYHYRLLCGPERPSIFEKNSAWHITEDLNIQAMKKACNILVGHHDFSSFRAIGCQAKSPVKTLDELTVTEVFPFMFFPSSLERSEMESPDGSLVYSGASLMGSSGEGSDNSSTASAKSVSENGQEFGKRLRHRCFVVTARAQSFLYHQIRLMVGLLKVVGTGDRTTADVEKILDAKTVTAAPPMAPACGLYLANVKYDPIV; this is translated from the exons ATGCCGCAGATGCAGATAGCCATGAGCGCCGCCAGCTccgacgccgccgacgccgcctccaAGCGCCCGTTCGAATCCTCCCTTGCCGACCCGTCGCCACCTTCCAAACTCCAGCGGTCCTCCCAGCCAGACATCTTGCCGGCGGAGAAGCTCGAGAgcgccgccgacggcggcggaCCGGTGGGAGCCGAGAGCGAAGCGATGGGCGGCGCACGGATCTCTCGGGCGCAGCGATATCTGGTTGCCGTGGAGTACGCTGGCACTCGCTTCTCCGGCTCCCAGCAGCAGCCCGACAAGCGCACTGTCGTTGGTGTCCTCGAG GAGGCGTTTCAAAAATTCATTGGACAGCCAGTTTCTGTCTTCTGTTCTAGTCGAACG GATTCAGGTGTTCATGCTTTGTCAAATGTTTGTCATGTTGATGTGGAGCGGATAAGTAAAAGGAAGCCTGGTGAAGTG TTGCCACCTCATGACCCTGGAGTTGTAAAACGCGCGGTGAACCATTTTCTCCAT AAGAATGAAGGCGACATAATGGTGACTGATGTTCGTTGTGTTGCACCAGACTTCCATGCTAGATATAAAGCTCTAGAACGCAC ATATCACTATCGTTTACTTTGTGGGCCTGAGCGAccatcaatctttgaaaaaaaCTCTGCTTGGCACATAACTGAGGATCTAAATATCCAGGCTATGAAG AAAGCTTGCAATATACTTGTTGGGCATCATGATTTCAGTTCATTTCGAGCAATTGGATGTCAG GCGAAATCTCCAGTGAAAACTTTGGATGAACTTACTGTTACAGAAGTATTTCCTTTCATGTTCTTTCCTTCAAGCTTAGAGCGGTCAGAGATGGAATCACCAGATGGGTCTCTTGTTTACTCGGGGGCATCACTCATGGGGTCTTCTGGAGAAGGATCTGACAATTCAAGTACTGCCAGTGCAAAATCAGTATCCGAGAATGGGCAAGAGTTTGGAAAGAGATTAAGGCACCGCTGCTTTGTCGTTACTGCAAGGGCACAGTCTTTTCTTTACCACCAG ATAAGGTTGATGGTTGGTCTTCTGAAAGTTGTTGGGACTGGAGATCGAACAACTGCGGATG TTGAGAAAATTCTCGATGCAAAGACAGTGACTGCTGCTCCCCCTATGGCACCTGCTTGTGGGCTTTACCTTGCCAACGTGAAATATGACCCGATTGTTTAG